The following DNA comes from Herpetosiphon gulosus.
CTTGCCAGTTTTCGCGCACGGCGACGACCTGCTCTTGATTGGCTCGCACATCGCTGGTGCGATCGTTCAAACTGGCGAGCCATGCTTGGCCTTCGGGCGATGTATACCATTGGACGGTTTCCAAAAAGCCTTGTTGGAACGAATAGCGTGGTTGCCATCCCAACTCGCGCTTGATTTTGCTCAAATCCATGGCATAACGGCGGTCGTGGCCAGGGCGATCAGCCACAAATTCCACGCTATTTTCAATTGTCAACGAGCGATCAAGATATTCGCTCATAATGTCGAGCATGGTTTCGACCAAGTGATAGTTGGAAAGCTCAGCCTCGCCGCCAATTCCATAGGTTTCGCCAATTCGGCCTTTTTGAATCACCAAAGCGATCGCTTCGCAGTGATCTTGGACATGCAGCCAGTCGCGGATGTTGCGGCCAGGAATGCCTTCAGCATCGGTATAGAGCTTCACTTTTTGGCCTGCTAACAACAGCGCAATCGAACGAGGAATCAATTTTTCAGGCGTTTGGAATGGGCCATAATTGTTGGTGCAGTTGGTGATGGTAATTGGGTATTTGTGGGTGTGGGCAAAGGCTCGCACCACATGATCCGAGGCTGCTTTGCTCACAGCATAGGGGCTACTGGGATTATAAGGATAGGTTTCGTGGAATTTTTGGGGATCATCGAAGGCTAAATCGCCAAATACTTCATCGGTCGAAACATGGTGAAAGTGGCCGACCCCAGCTTCGCGGGAAGCTCGTAGCAAGCTAGCAGTGCCTTCGATATTCGAGCGATAAAATTGACGTTCCATTTCAAACTCGCCCAATGAGCGATCAACGTGGGTTTCGGCGGCAAAGTGCACCACCAAATTGACCCCCGCCAACAGCTTGAGCATGGCTGGGTAATCGCAAATATCAGCCTGCACAAACTGGCAATTAGGGCGCTCGCGATAGCCTGCCAAGTTGCTTAGATGGCCTGCATAAGTCAGGGCATCAATTACCACAACCTCATCAGTAGGATTCGTATCCATCCAATAACGCACAAAGTTGGAGCCAATAAAGCCTGCCCCGCCTGTAACTGCAATGCGCATAAAAACCTTGGAACCTTTCTATCGTTGGAATGTCTGAATTGTCGTCAATAGTCGCTGCATTGTGGATGATAGCGGGGTAGTTGTCAACTTGGCGGGGATTAGAAGCTTGGTGCGGTGCTGGGTAGGCTGTTGAAACTTGCCATAGGGCTTGAATCTCTATGCCCCAAAATTGAGCCAGCACCCTCAGCGTAAAATGAAGGTGCTGGCCTGCCAAACAGCATTACATTTTGGGCTGAGTTAGGCTAAAAGTATTGCCAAAGGGATCTTTGAAAGTGGCTTCGATCCCATAAAATTGCTCTTGCGGCGGAGCCACAAATTCGACCCCACGCGCTTGAAGCTCGATATAAGCGCCATGACAATCGGCAGTTTGGAAAACGCCTGGCCCAACCACACCGCTTTGCAAGACCGAGCGCATTTGACCAACAACCTCAGTGCTCATCATCGTGCCGCCTTCTTTGACTTCGAATAGCACCAAATCGAGCTCAGGCTGGGTTTTGGGGCCGACCGTCAGCCAACGAAAACCATTATCTAACTTCATATCCATTCGCACGTCAAAGCCTAATTTATTGACATAAAAATCGTAGGCGACATCGTGGTCGAGTACATAAATCGTTGCATGCGAAAGTTTGGTAATCATTTGATTGCTCCTAATACATTATTACGAACATTTGTTCATAAGTTGAGTATAGGCTGATCAGCGGCCAAAAACTTCTTGAAAATTGCGCAGTTAGTGCTTGTAGCTCAAACCAATGCCAAAAATCGTGAGATAGCACGAGGGTACAAAGCGCCGAGGTAGGCTGAAACCTTGGAAGTTGCGGCGGCGATAGTGGCTGGGCGCATGGCCAGTGCTGCGTTGAAATAGGCTGCTGAACGAGCCGAGGCTCTGAAACCCAACCGCAAAACAGACTTCGGTTACCGATAAATCACTAGCGACGAGCAACTCACGCGCTCGTTCGATCCGCCGATGAATCAAATACTGGCGAGGGGTAATTGCAAAATTGCGCTGAAACAGGCGCAAAAAGTGATATTGCGAAAAGCCAATCTGCTCAGCCAGTTGTGGTAACTCTACTTGGTCGGCATAGGTGCCATCGATATATTGGCGGGCTTGCCATAATAGCTGCTTGGTTGCTGCTGATGCCAGTTTCATGCCACCCCCAAATACAGCTATTATAGCAAACTTAAACTCTAAATCAATACATTTGTGCGTATTTTTTGATTAGCGCAAGACAAAGACCTTGCCACCAGAGCCAGGTACTTCGATTGTGGCCATGCCTTCGGGCGTTTCACGATCGTAGTTGTAGACCCATTCGTGCCATAAGCCACCAACCGGAAAATGCACGTCAAGGTATTGTAGGGTGATGCCAAAATTCACCACGACAATCACATGTTCGCTGCCATCGTCGGCCCAGCGATAGTAGGCCAACAATTTGCGCTCAGCATCGATGGCGACTGGCCGAATATTATTGCCAACCAAGGCCTTCGATGAGGTACGCAATTGGATCATGCCACGATAGAAAGCATGCAAATCAGTGCCCTCAGACGTTTGCAATAACTCCCATTTGAGCACATTTTTATCGATCGTGCGCTCAGTATCCATGCCAAATTCTTGGCCATGGTAGAGCATCGGCACACCAGCAGCGGTAAACAGCACAATCGCGCCCAGCCGCGATTTCAAATATGCCGTTTCGCGGCTGATATTTTGGTTGGTTTGGGCTTCGTAAACAATCCGCTGCTCATCGTGCGATTCAAGATAATTGATCGCTTGGGCATTATCGCTATAGCCAGCATTGCGAAAATCAATTATTCCCAGCGTGGCCTCAACATTGCCATATTGATTGCCCTCGAAATCGCCTTCGCGCAAGTTGGCAAACATTTGCGAATGAAACGAACGATGCCACGATGAATCCATATCAGTTTGATGCACCATGCCAGTATAATCTTTGAGATTTTCGGCAATCAAATAGACATGCGGCTTGATTTGGCGAGCTTGCCAGCCCAAGAATGAAACGCCATTCTCGCCGTCAAAGCCAATTCCCTCGGCGTGATCATAGCGAAAACCGTCGATGTGCATATCGCTGAGCCAATAGGTTTGCACATCGCTGAGCAACTGCTTAACCGCTTCGTTCCAATGGTTCAAATCGGGGAAGCCCCACGGGTTGCCGTCGCTGCTAAAGTAGGGGCTTTGATCATAGGGATACAAATAGTTAATTGGGCTAGAGTGATCGACATGATTAAACACCACGTCCAAAATTACCCCAATGCCATGTTGGTGGGCCGTATCAATCAACTCGCGCAAATCGGCGGGCGTGCCGTAGGTCGATTCGGGGGCAAAGAAATAGGCCGGATTATAGCCCCACGACCGATCACCAGGAAATTCAAATAACGGCATCAATTCAATCGCGTTGACCCCTAAATCTTGCAAATAGGGAATTCGTTCAGTGACGGCTTTGAATGTGCCAGCTTCACTAAAATCGCCAACATGAATTTCATAAATCACTAATTCATTCAGCGGACGAATGCCAAAACTATCGTCCTGCCACTCGTAGGCTGGCTCGCCAACATGAATAATCGCCTGCGGCTGATCGCCACCAGCCCAGCGCAATTCACGAGCATAGGGGTCACCGATGATCGTCTCGCCATCAATCACAAATTGATAGGCATATTCGCCAGCGGCCAGATTTTCTTTGATAATCCACCAAATCCCGCGATCCGAAACATTTAATCGATCAGCGGTCTGGTTCCAATCGTTAAACGAGCCAATTAAATGGACACTCTGCTTCCATGGTGCATACAGGCCAAACGCCACCGCGCCATTGCCTAAATCGCGTGCACCCATCCAAATCCCATTGGGCAAACTAGCCACCGTTGGTGAAGCATCAGGATTGGCTTCGTTTTGCATATATGTGAACCTCATCGACTAACTAAATCACTAGCTACAACTCTAGATTATCAATTTCCAAACCTCACATAGCAGAGTCTATGCCACAAATGGAGGCTTTGGCAAACCAATTAAGCCCAATTAACGCACCAAATATCAGGTCACGACCTGATGTCAAGCCCTTTTAAGCTGATTAAACTAGCTATACGCCCGCCACAGCATCGATTTATAGGAGTGAGCCAATGATGTTGCACGCCAGCAACGAACCAGCCCTTGATGATGGGTTGCAACGTTATCTTAATGAAATTGCTGAAACTCCACTCCTGGCGGCAGAAGAGGAGCAAAAGCTAACCCAAATTGTTCATGTAGCGCGTCAAGCTCAGCCCACCCCAGCCTGTCGAATTGAACGTTGCCCAAGCTGTGCCCTATTTGAGCAATGTGTAACCAAACTCAAAGAGCCAGCCCACGAACAATTGGTGCGAGCCAATTTACGCTTGGTCGTCAGCATTGCCAAGCGCTATCGTGGCTTTGGCCTGCCCTTCCAAGATTTAATTCAAGAGGGCAATATTGGCCTGATGAATGCGATCGAGCGCTTTGATGCCACTAAAGGCGTGCGCTTCTCAACCTATGCTACTTGGTGGATTCGCCAAGCGATCACTCGTTCGTTGGCCAATCAAGGTCGATTAATTCGCTTACCAGTGCATCGCTGGGAGCTGTTGATTAAAGTGCGGCGGATCGAAACCAAATTGCTGCAAGCACTAGGCCGCGAGCCAAGTGCCCACGAAATTAGCACTGCCTTGGGTGTCCCCGAAGAAAAAATTTGCGATTTACTGAGCATCGCCCAAGTGCCAATCTCGTTGGCAACCCCTAAAAATGAAGAAACTGATATGTTGCTCGGCGATAGTTTGCCCGACGAAGATTGGGAAGATGAACTCGAATGTTTGCTGACGAGCATTGATGCCCAATATACCCGGGCCATGCTCAACCAACTCTCCGAGCAAGAGCAAGAAGTATTGACATTACGATATGGCTTAAAAGATGGTAAAAGCCGTTCGCTTTCCGAAGTTGGAGCAGTGGTGGGCCGTACCCGCCAACGGATTCAACAAATTGAGGCGGGCGCATTGCAAGTCTTGCGCACTCAGTTATCACAATAGCTGAGCTTAAACGATGAATAGCTATTTGATGGTCGCAGGATTACTCACCGTGCTCATGGCGTTAGCCCATAGTATTTTTGGTGAACAATTAATCTTGCGGCCATTAGCGCGTCAAATCCAAACCACCCCTAACCACTTGCTCCAATCGCGCCTGCCAACCTTGCGTTTTACATGGCATATCACCAGTGTGCTCGGCTTGGGCATGGCTTGGCTCTTTTTCGATTGTGCCCTACAAGCTCAACTCAATCCTAGCCAAATTTTGCTCTTGCGTACCAGCTCAATCACCTTTATTGTTTGCTTTGGCATTGCCCTGATTGGCTCACGTGCCAAACACCCCTCATGGATCATCTTCTTAATTATTGCTGGGCTGACGTGGCTCAGCACCAGCGCCTAAAATCAGCTATACTATCCGCACAAACGAGCTATTGATTGAGTGGGTGTTTATGCCAAAAATTCTGAGTGCTGAATTTCATCAACGCCATTCGTTGGTGGTTGCGCGTGAGCTTTTAGGTTGTAGCCTAGTACGACGCTTGGCAACTGGCGAAGAATTACGTGGGCGGATCGTTGAAACTGAAGCTTATACCCCTGATGATCCTTCGTGCCATGCCCATCGCCGCAATACCCCTCGCGCCCGTTCGATGTTCCAGCTTGGCGGCATCAGCTACGTCTACATCATCTATGGCATTTATCATTGTTTAAATGTCGTGACCCAAGGCCTTGGCGAAGGCTCAGCCGTGCTGATTCGAGCGATTGAACCCTTGAGTGGCAGTGCCACGATGGCCCAACTTGCCCAAAAAGATCCTGCCAAGCCCATGCGAATTGCCAGTGGGCCAAGCATGGTTTGTCGGGCCTTAGCGGTTGATAAAAGCCTTGATGGTATTGATCTGAGTTCACAACAGGCTGGCTTGTGGTTCGAGCAAGGCCCAAGCATTCCAGATCAGGCAATTGTGCAAACTCCGCGGATTGGGATTAATAGCGATCCGCATACTGTGGCTGCACCATGGCGCTTGATTGTGGCTGATTCAAATGCATTGAGCGGCACACGTCGCCAAAATCAAGGGCAAACGTATCAACCACAGCCCGATTGGTTCCAAAAACAAGCTATCTAGCTATTTTAAAAGCCATTTGACACAAATCCACCTTTTATGTCATTATTAAGCTGTTCGTGGTATAACAACCAACACACTACCATGACTCCCCAGAGCAGGATACGGTTAAGATTTTGGCAATAGCCTACCGTCGAGGGCTATTACCACCCTTTTAGCACGCTAGTGTTGGAGGATTCATGGCCGCACCAATCGTTCAAGCTGATTTTGAAGTAATGGATCAAGTTGCCCAACGCCTCAGCAAAAATGCCGAGAGTGTTACGGCAATGCAAAATACGCTCAAACAAACTATTGAAAACTTACGTTCTACATGGCAAGGTGATGCTGCAGTTGCCTTTCAGAACGAAATGCAAGCTGATATTTTGCCTGCAGTTCAACGGCTGATCAATGCCTTCCAAACCGCCCAAAGCACAACCTTAGAAATCAAGAAGGTGTTACAGCAAGCCGAACAAGAGGCTGCCAATTTATTTAAAGGCGACCCAACTGATGGCTCAGCCAGCACCCAAAGTACTAGTTCAAGCGCTGGTGGTGGTGGAGCTTCAAGTGCAGGTGGCGATACTGCCGCAGCCAGCGCTAGCCCAAGTAATGTTGGGGTAATGGCTGGTGGCACCAGCAGCGCTTCTGCCAGTGGCAGTGGTGGCGGCGGTGGCGGCGGTGGTGGCGGTGGTGGAGCTGCCTCGGCCCAAGCAAGTGGTGGCAGCGGTGGTGGTGGCGGAGCTGCCTCAGCCCAACCAACTGGCCAACCCAAGGCTACTAGTGGCGGTGGTGGCGGTGGCGGCGGTGGCGGAACTGCCTCAGCCCAACCAACTGGTGGTAATGCAGCCGCTGGGGCAAACTCAAACCTTGGCAAACTCTCTGAAAAATACGAAACTGGTGGACGTGGCCCAGGCACTGTTTCATCGGGTAAAGGCGACCTTGGCGGCGCTTC
Coding sequences within:
- a CDS encoding AraC family transcriptional regulator, translating into MKLASAATKQLLWQARQYIDGTYADQVELPQLAEQIGFSQYHFLRLFQRNFAITPRQYLIHRRIERARELLVASDLSVTEVCFAVGFQSLGSFSSLFQRSTGHAPSHYRRRNFQGFSLPRRFVPSCYLTIFGIGLSYKH
- a CDS encoding DNA-3-methyladenine glycosylase, with protein sequence MPKILSAEFHQRHSLVVARELLGCSLVRRLATGEELRGRIVETEAYTPDDPSCHAHRRNTPRARSMFQLGGISYVYIIYGIYHCLNVVTQGLGEGSAVLIRAIEPLSGSATMAQLAQKDPAKPMRIASGPSMVCRALAVDKSLDGIDLSSQQAGLWFEQGPSIPDQAIVQTPRIGINSDPHTVAAPWRLIVADSNALSGTRRQNQGQTYQPQPDWFQKQAI
- a CDS encoding alpha-amylase family glycosyl hydrolase, translated to MQNEANPDASPTVASLPNGIWMGARDLGNGAVAFGLYAPWKQSVHLIGSFNDWNQTADRLNVSDRGIWWIIKENLAAGEYAYQFVIDGETIIGDPYARELRWAGGDQPQAIIHVGEPAYEWQDDSFGIRPLNELVIYEIHVGDFSEAGTFKAVTERIPYLQDLGVNAIELMPLFEFPGDRSWGYNPAYFFAPESTYGTPADLRELIDTAHQHGIGVILDVVFNHVDHSSPINYLYPYDQSPYFSSDGNPWGFPDLNHWNEAVKQLLSDVQTYWLSDMHIDGFRYDHAEGIGFDGENGVSFLGWQARQIKPHVYLIAENLKDYTGMVHQTDMDSSWHRSFHSQMFANLREGDFEGNQYGNVEATLGIIDFRNAGYSDNAQAINYLESHDEQRIVYEAQTNQNISRETAYLKSRLGAIVLFTAAGVPMLYHGQEFGMDTERTIDKNVLKWELLQTSEGTDLHAFYRGMIQLRTSSKALVGNNIRPVAIDAERKLLAYYRWADDGSEHVIVVVNFGITLQYLDVHFPVGGLWHEWVYNYDRETPEGMATIEVPGSGGKVFVLR
- a CDS encoding VOC family protein, whose amino-acid sequence is MITKLSHATIYVLDHDVAYDFYVNKLGFDVRMDMKLDNGFRWLTVGPKTQPELDLVLFEVKEGGTMMSTEVVGQMRSVLQSGVVGPGVFQTADCHGAYIELQARGVEFVAPPQEQFYGIEATFKDPFGNTFSLTQPKM
- a CDS encoding WXG100 family type VII secretion target, which translates into the protein MAAPIVQADFEVMDQVAQRLSKNAESVTAMQNTLKQTIENLRSTWQGDAAVAFQNEMQADILPAVQRLINAFQTAQSTTLEIKKVLQQAEQEAANLFKGDPTDGSASTQSTSSSAGGGGASSAGGDTAAASASPSNVGVMAGGTSSASASGSGGGGGGGGGGGGAASAQASGGSGGGGGAASAQPTGQPKATSGGGGGGGGGGTASAQPTGGNAAAGANSNLGKLSEKYETGGRGPGTVSSGKGDLGGASYGSYQMTSQTAIKKDGKIVFVNGGRVAEFLRNPAGEQYAKEFEGLKPGSAEFTAKWKQIAARDPQGFAAAQHQYIENTHYQPQVNKLKAAGFDVNNYSPAMRDVVWSTSVQHGPGASVITNALRGKDLSQMSESQIINAIYTERSKTLDNGRLAYFKNTSDAGVIQGLKNRFVNERKDALNMSANH
- the rfbB gene encoding dTDP-glucose 4,6-dehydratase, whose translation is MRIAVTGGAGFIGSNFVRYWMDTNPTDEVVVIDALTYAGHLSNLAGYRERPNCQFVQADICDYPAMLKLLAGVNLVVHFAAETHVDRSLGEFEMERQFYRSNIEGTASLLRASREAGVGHFHHVSTDEVFGDLAFDDPQKFHETYPYNPSSPYAVSKAASDHVVRAFAHTHKYPITITNCTNNYGPFQTPEKLIPRSIALLLAGQKVKLYTDAEGIPGRNIRDWLHVQDHCEAIALVIQKGRIGETYGIGGEAELSNYHLVETMLDIMSEYLDRSLTIENSVEFVADRPGHDRRYAMDLSKIKRELGWQPRYSFQQGFLETVQWYTSPEGQAWLASLNDRTSDVRANQEQVVAVRENWQAEHQS
- a CDS encoding sigma-70 family RNA polymerase sigma factor: MMLHASNEPALDDGLQRYLNEIAETPLLAAEEEQKLTQIVHVARQAQPTPACRIERCPSCALFEQCVTKLKEPAHEQLVRANLRLVVSIAKRYRGFGLPFQDLIQEGNIGLMNAIERFDATKGVRFSTYATWWIRQAITRSLANQGRLIRLPVHRWELLIKVRRIETKLLQALGREPSAHEISTALGVPEEKICDLLSIAQVPISLATPKNEETDMLLGDSLPDEDWEDELECLLTSIDAQYTRAMLNQLSEQEQEVLTLRYGLKDGKSRSLSEVGAVVGRTRQRIQQIEAGALQVLRTQLSQ